A window of the Brachybacterium sacelli genome harbors these coding sequences:
- a CDS encoding L-talarate/galactarate dehydratase encodes MPYASDAIRHIRLSTATLPLATPISDAKVFTGRQRPMTEVVFLFAEITTEQGHEGLGFSYSKRAGGPAQYAHAKEVAQVALGEDPSDIAKLYTKLLWAGASVGRSGVATQALAALDIALYDLKAKRAGLPLAKLLGAHRDSVRTYDTSGGFLHASLEEVRERADRSLAEGIGGIKIKVGLPDGAEDLRRVAAVREHLGDAVPLMVDANQQWDRRTALRMGRRLEEFDLVWIEEPLDADDAEGHAALAGTLDTPIATGEMLASVAEHERLISARACDVIQPDAPRVGGITPFLKLATLADHAGLDLAPHFAMEIHLHLAAAYPRETWVEHFDWLDPLFEERLETRDGRMLVPDRPGLGVTLSEQARAWTTESVAFGTA; translated from the coding sequence CCCTACGCGTCCGACGCCATCCGCCACATCCGCCTGTCGACGGCGACGCTGCCGCTGGCCACCCCGATCTCCGACGCGAAGGTCTTCACCGGCCGGCAGCGGCCGATGACCGAGGTGGTCTTCCTGTTCGCCGAGATCACCACGGAGCAGGGACACGAGGGTCTGGGATTCAGCTACTCCAAGCGGGCCGGCGGACCTGCCCAGTACGCGCATGCGAAGGAGGTCGCCCAGGTCGCGCTCGGTGAGGATCCCAGCGACATCGCCAAGCTCTACACCAAGCTGCTCTGGGCCGGGGCGTCCGTCGGCCGCTCCGGGGTCGCCACCCAGGCCCTCGCCGCGCTCGACATCGCGCTGTACGACCTCAAGGCGAAGCGTGCGGGCCTGCCGCTGGCGAAGCTGCTCGGCGCCCACCGCGACAGCGTGCGCACCTACGACACCTCCGGGGGCTTCCTGCACGCCTCCCTCGAGGAGGTGCGCGAGCGTGCGGACCGCTCCCTCGCCGAGGGCATCGGCGGCATCAAGATCAAGGTCGGCCTGCCCGACGGTGCCGAGGACCTGCGCCGCGTGGCCGCCGTCCGTGAGCACCTGGGGGACGCGGTGCCGCTGATGGTCGACGCGAACCAGCAGTGGGACCGCCGCACCGCGCTGCGCATGGGCCGCCGGCTGGAGGAGTTCGACCTGGTCTGGATCGAGGAGCCGCTGGATGCCGACGACGCCGAGGGCCATGCCGCCCTGGCCGGCACGCTCGACACCCCGATCGCGACCGGCGAGATGCTCGCCTCCGTCGCCGAGCACGAGCGCCTCATCAGCGCGCGGGCCTGTGACGTGATCCAGCCCGACGCCCCGCGCGTCGGCGGCATCACGCCGTTCCTGAAGCTCGCCACCCTCGCCGACCACGCGGGACTCGACCTCGCGCCGCACTTCGCCATGGAGATCCACCTGCACCTGGCCGCGGCCTACCCCCGCGAGACCTGGGTCGAGCACTTCGACTGGCTGGACCCGCTGTTCGAGGAGCGGCTCGAGACCCGTGACGGGCGCATGCTGGTCCCCGACCGCCCCGGCCTCGGCGTCACCCTCTCCGAGCAGGCGCGGGCCTGGACCACGGAGTCCGTCGCGTTCGGCACCGCCTGA
- a CDS encoding FadR/GntR family transcriptional regulator has translation MTAHRTADLVAALRRRIVDGEIAPGEKLPSENQLIAAHGVSRTVVREAVTRLQAEGLVRTRRGAGSFALTPPAEQGSGWPARPVRTVAERRALLELRTGLESEAASLAAVRRTAADLAAMGDALARFEDSAGAPAAALEHDFAFHRAVAEAAGNPLLLELIDALGPAMIAMPRHRLDPAGADGAGGGRGSGAVGHEHAAVLTAITAGDAQAAAAAMRTHLAGSRRRLDGK, from the coding sequence ATGACCGCGCACCGCACCGCGGACCTCGTCGCCGCCCTGCGCCGCCGTATCGTCGACGGCGAGATCGCCCCCGGCGAGAAGCTGCCCAGCGAGAACCAGCTGATCGCGGCCCACGGGGTGAGCCGCACGGTGGTCCGTGAGGCCGTGACCCGCCTGCAGGCCGAGGGCCTGGTGCGCACCCGCCGCGGCGCCGGCAGCTTCGCCCTCACCCCGCCCGCCGAGCAGGGGAGCGGCTGGCCGGCCCGGCCGGTGCGCACGGTGGCGGAGCGGCGTGCCCTGCTCGAGCTGCGGACCGGCCTCGAGTCCGAGGCCGCCTCCCTCGCCGCTGTCCGCCGCACCGCGGCCGACCTGGCGGCGATGGGGGACGCCCTCGCGCGTTTCGAGGACTCCGCCGGCGCCCCGGCCGCCGCGCTCGAGCACGACTTCGCCTTCCACCGCGCCGTCGCGGAGGCCGCCGGGAACCCCCTGCTGCTGGAGCTGATCGATGCCCTCGGCCCCGCGATGATCGCGATGCCGCGCCACCGCCTCGACCCCGCAGGTGCCGACGGCGCGGGCGGTGGCCGGGGGAGCGGCGCGGTCGGTCACGAGCACGCCGCCGTCCTCACGGCGATCACCGCGGGCGACGCCCAGGCGGCGGCCGCGGCGATGCGCACGCACCTGGCCGGCTCCCGGCGACGGCTCGACGGGAAGTGA
- a CDS encoding universal stress protein gives MTILIAYAPTPVGDAAVTLGIEQARLRGEDLLIVNSRREGVAVDQSTATEADRDRLREQVRAAGVELELHRLHHGDNLAEAILALAAEREVSLIVIGVRNRTQVGKFIMGSTAQRILLQADRPVLAAKFPA, from the coding sequence ATGACCATCCTGATCGCCTACGCGCCGACCCCGGTCGGCGACGCCGCCGTGACCCTGGGGATCGAGCAGGCACGTCTGCGGGGAGAGGACCTGCTGATCGTCAACTCCCGCCGTGAGGGCGTCGCGGTCGACCAGTCGACCGCCACCGAGGCGGACCGCGACCGGCTGCGCGAGCAGGTCCGCGCCGCCGGTGTGGAGCTGGAGCTGCACCGCCTGCACCACGGGGACAACCTGGCCGAGGCGATCCTCGCCCTGGCCGCCGAGCGCGAGGTATCCCTGATCGTGATCGGCGTCCGCAACCGCACCCAGGTGGGCAAGTTCATCATGGGCTCGACGGCGCAGCGGATCCTGCTGCAGGCCGACCGGCCGGTGCTGGCGGCGAAGTTCCCGGCGTAG
- a CDS encoding tripartite tricarboxylate transporter permease gives MNFLQPVLDGFGVVADPTNLLYCLLGVVIGMLVGVLPGLGPAATIAILLPLTYGVEPVTAIILLAGIFYGAQYGGTITSVLLRLPGEASTVVTTFDGYALATQGRAGTALGVAAIASFVGGTVSIIGLSLLAPLVAGFALDFGPPEYTALALVGILLVATISSGSKLKAMIAASVGLLLATVGRDTFTGAERFTFDNLALADGISFVTVAMGLFGVGEILATMEERHRLAQAPIAVENVWPTRSDLKASVAPVGRGSVLGFFLGILPGGGATISSMAAYAMEKKRDKHPERFGRGAVEGVAAPESANNAAATSSFIPLLTLGIPANATMAVIFGALLIQGVTPGPQLINDDPELFWGVVNSMYIGNLILLILAIPLVGLFVRILRVRGAILAPITALITLLGAYTVRNSMFDVLLVVLFGALGYLMKKFDFEPGPLVLAFVLGALLESNLRRSLLVLGGDLSGFVTRPISGALLAVFVLVAVLPIIRSASRRRTPSTSSDAPAGAEDRAKENV, from the coding sequence GTGAATTTCCTGCAACCCGTGCTCGACGGCTTCGGCGTCGTCGCGGACCCCACCAACCTGCTGTACTGCCTGCTGGGTGTCGTGATCGGCATGCTGGTCGGCGTCCTGCCGGGCCTCGGCCCCGCGGCGACGATCGCGATCCTGCTGCCGCTGACCTACGGCGTCGAGCCGGTGACCGCGATCATCCTGCTCGCCGGCATCTTCTACGGCGCCCAGTACGGCGGCACCATCACCTCGGTGCTGCTGCGACTGCCCGGCGAGGCCAGCACCGTGGTCACCACCTTCGACGGCTACGCCCTGGCCACGCAGGGCCGGGCCGGCACCGCCCTCGGCGTGGCGGCGATCGCCTCGTTCGTCGGCGGCACCGTCTCCATCATCGGGCTGTCTCTGCTCGCTCCGCTGGTCGCCGGCTTCGCCCTCGACTTCGGCCCGCCCGAGTACACCGCCCTGGCGCTGGTCGGCATCCTGCTGGTCGCCACCATCAGCAGCGGCTCGAAGCTCAAGGCGATGATCGCCGCCTCCGTCGGGCTACTGCTGGCCACCGTCGGCCGCGACACCTTCACCGGTGCGGAGCGCTTCACCTTCGACAACCTGGCCCTGGCCGACGGCATCAGCTTCGTGACGGTCGCGATGGGGCTCTTCGGCGTCGGCGAGATCCTCGCCACCATGGAGGAGCGCCATCGGCTCGCGCAGGCGCCGATCGCCGTCGAGAACGTCTGGCCCACGCGGTCGGACCTGAAGGCGTCGGTGGCCCCCGTCGGCCGTGGCTCGGTGCTCGGCTTCTTCCTGGGGATCCTGCCCGGCGGCGGCGCCACCATCTCGTCCATGGCCGCCTACGCCATGGAGAAGAAGCGCGACAAGCATCCCGAGCGCTTCGGGCGCGGCGCCGTCGAAGGCGTCGCCGCCCCGGAATCGGCCAACAATGCAGCTGCCACCAGCTCCTTCATCCCGCTGCTGACGCTCGGCATCCCCGCCAACGCGACCATGGCAGTCATCTTCGGAGCCCTGCTGATCCAGGGCGTCACCCCCGGCCCGCAGCTGATCAACGACGACCCGGAGCTGTTCTGGGGCGTCGTGAACTCGATGTACATCGGCAACCTGATCCTGCTGATCCTGGCGATCCCGCTGGTCGGCCTGTTCGTCCGCATCCTGCGGGTGCGCGGAGCGATCCTGGCCCCGATCACCGCACTGATCACGCTGCTGGGTGCCTACACGGTCCGCAACTCCATGTTCGACGTGCTGCTGGTGGTGCTCTTCGGCGCTCTCGGCTATCTGATGAAGAAGTTCGACTTCGAGCCGGGACCGCTGGTGCTCGCCTTCGTGCTCGGCGCCCTGCTGGAGTCGAACCTGCGGCGCTCGCTGCTGGTCCTGGGCGGAGATCTCTCCGGCTTCGTCACCCGCCCGATCTCGGGGGCGCTGCTGGCGGTCTTCGTGCTGGTCGCGGTGCTGCCGATCATCCGGTCGGCATCCCGCCGGCGCACCCCGTCCACCTCCTCCGACGCTCCCGCGGGGGCCGAGGACCGTGCCAAGGAGAACGTATGA
- a CDS encoding tripartite tricarboxylate transporter TctB family protein has protein sequence MTSTTDRAPDPPTESVDHEEPAALPAGPGANLVASLTALALAAFGIVGAFSLGLGSPARPEPGTWPFVISVVIAVLALAQLLVGRRGSGGERFTRASLIPVVGFVSLLGMVALMPVIGFEIPAALLCFLWLKVLGGESWRSSILGAVLIPLVFYLIFIAALGTSIPHLF, from the coding sequence ATGACCTCGACCACCGACCGGGCCCCCGACCCGCCGACCGAGAGCGTCGACCACGAGGAGCCGGCCGCGCTGCCGGCAGGGCCGGGCGCCAACCTCGTTGCCTCGCTGACAGCGCTCGCCCTCGCGGCCTTCGGGATCGTGGGTGCGTTCTCGCTGGGACTGGGATCGCCCGCCCGGCCCGAACCCGGCACCTGGCCGTTCGTGATCAGCGTCGTGATCGCCGTGCTGGCTCTCGCCCAGCTCCTGGTCGGCCGCCGCGGGAGCGGCGGTGAGCGCTTCACACGAGCCTCGCTGATCCCCGTCGTCGGCTTCGTGTCCCTGCTGGGGATGGTGGCGCTGATGCCGGTGATCGGCTTCGAGATCCCCGCCGCGCTGCTGTGCTTCCTCTGGCTGAAGGTCCTCGGCGGGGAGTCCTGGCGGTCCTCGATCCTCGGCGCCGTCCTGATCCCCCTCGTCTTCTACCTGATCTTCATCGCGGCGCTGGGCACCTCCATCCCCCACCTGTTCTGA
- a CDS encoding tripartite tricarboxylate transporter substrate binding protein gives MIPTPNRRLVLGLSAATATAFALAACGGNLGAESGTSDGGAESGAGGGSFPAGPVTLHVGQAAGGSTDRIARTTAEGLATELGVSVPVVNSPGANGALATQEVIGMAPDGQNLILLNASLITITPLALGEDQVPALEELDVLKGLSQDDYVLVASADSGFTSLEDLKAAEGELTMGTTGVGTGSQLSQAILFAQAGITGSEVPFDSGSPALTAVMGNQVQVATIQLGEAKPQIDGGTVVPIVVFSQERNTYLPDAPTAIESGYEVPVSQFRAIAAPKGLDEEVKSALIAGIDATIGMDTYREFNEKNMFTPTGIPGEEVVATWNDLAARYRELTEEHGISLAAE, from the coding sequence CCGCCGCCACCGCGACCGCGTTCGCCCTCGCGGCCTGCGGCGGGAACCTCGGGGCCGAGTCCGGGACCAGCGACGGCGGCGCCGAGAGCGGCGCCGGGGGCGGCAGCTTCCCCGCCGGCCCCGTCACCCTGCACGTGGGCCAGGCCGCGGGCGGGTCGACCGACCGTATCGCGCGCACCACCGCGGAGGGTCTCGCCACCGAGCTCGGCGTCTCCGTGCCCGTGGTCAACAGCCCGGGCGCCAACGGCGCGCTCGCGACGCAGGAGGTCATCGGCATGGCACCGGACGGCCAGAACCTGATCCTGCTCAACGCTTCCCTGATCACCATCACCCCGCTCGCGCTCGGGGAGGACCAGGTCCCGGCACTGGAGGAGCTGGACGTGCTCAAGGGCCTCTCGCAGGACGACTACGTCCTGGTCGCCAGCGCCGACTCGGGCTTCACGAGCCTGGAGGACCTCAAAGCCGCCGAGGGCGAGCTCACCATGGGCACGACCGGCGTCGGCACCGGCTCGCAGCTGTCCCAGGCGATCCTGTTCGCGCAGGCCGGCATCACCGGCAGCGAAGTCCCCTTCGACTCCGGCTCGCCGGCGCTGACCGCCGTGATGGGCAACCAGGTCCAGGTCGCCACCATCCAGCTGGGTGAGGCGAAGCCGCAGATCGACGGCGGCACCGTCGTCCCGATCGTCGTCTTCTCGCAGGAGCGCAACACCTACCTGCCCGACGCTCCCACCGCGATCGAGTCGGGCTACGAGGTCCCGGTCTCCCAGTTCCGGGCGATCGCGGCCCCCAAGGGACTCGACGAGGAGGTCAAGTCGGCGCTCATCGCGGGCATCGACGCGACGATCGGGATGGACACCTACCGGGAGTTCAACGAGAAGAACATGTTCACCCCTACAGGGATCCCCGGTGAAGAGGTCGTGGCCACCTGGAACGATCTGGCCGCGCGGTACCGCGAGCTGACCGAGGAGCACGGCATCTCGCTCGCCGCCGAATGA